One Thiocapsa bogorovii DNA segment encodes these proteins:
- the dapA gene encoding 4-hydroxy-tetrahydrodipicolinate synthase produces MLRGSIVALITPMHEDGGIDDASLARLVDFHVDAGTTAIVAVGTTGESATLDEEEHCAVIRRTLELAGGRIPVIAGTGANSTREAINLTRCAKEAGAQAALLVTPYYNKPTQEGLYLHYRAIAEAVDIPQILYNVPGRTACDLLPETAARLAPIENIVGIKDATGDLTRVARLRAGCGDGFALYSGDDATGCEFMLTGGDGVISVTSNLAPRLMQDMCDAALAGDRENAEAINRRLDALHHDLFVQSNPIPVKWGVAEIGLCAKGIRLPLTWLSEEHHARVRAAMELAGVL; encoded by the coding sequence ATGCTTCGCGGCAGCATCGTTGCCCTCATCACCCCCATGCACGAGGACGGGGGCATCGACGACGCGAGCCTAGCGCGTCTCGTCGACTTCCATGTCGACGCGGGGACCACGGCCATCGTCGCTGTCGGGACCACCGGAGAGTCGGCGACGCTCGACGAGGAGGAGCACTGCGCCGTCATTCGCCGGACGCTGGAGCTTGCCGGTGGCAGGATCCCCGTCATCGCGGGCACGGGGGCCAACTCGACGCGCGAGGCGATCAACCTGACCCGTTGCGCCAAAGAGGCCGGCGCTCAGGCGGCCCTTCTGGTGACGCCCTATTACAACAAGCCCACTCAAGAGGGGTTGTATCTCCATTATCGCGCGATCGCCGAGGCCGTCGACATCCCGCAGATCCTCTACAACGTGCCCGGTCGGACGGCATGCGACCTGCTGCCCGAGACGGCGGCTCGGCTCGCGCCCATCGAGAATATCGTCGGCATCAAGGACGCGACGGGCGATCTGACCCGTGTCGCGCGGTTGCGGGCCGGTTGCGGCGACGGATTCGCGCTCTACAGCGGAGACGATGCAACCGGATGCGAGTTCATGCTGACCGGCGGCGACGGGGTCATCTCGGTGACCTCGAATCTGGCGCCTCGATTGATGCAGGACATGTGCGATGCAGCGCTCGCGGGCGATCGCGAAAACGCCGAGGCCATCAATCGGCGACTCGATGCACTGCATCACGACCTGTTCGTGCAGTCCAATCCGATCCCGGTAAAATGGGGTGTTGCCGAGATCGGGTTATGCGCGAAAGGTATCCGCCTTCCACTCACCTGGCTCTCCGAAGAGCATCATGCACGCGTCCGCGCTGCGATGGAGCTGGCGGGTGTGCTTTGA